Proteins from one methanogenic archaeon mixed culture ISO4-G1 genomic window:
- a CDS encoding chaperone protein DnaK gives MSRIIGIDLGTSNSAASIMEGGRPTMIPSAEGTSVGGKSFPSYVAFTKDGQLLVGEPARRQAVTNPDGTIKNVKRKMGGNEKVTALGKEYTPQQISAFILQKIKKDAESYLGETVDKAVITVPAYFNDNQRQATKDAGAIAGLDVVRIINEPTAAALAYGLDKSDVEQKIMVFDLGGGTLDVTIMDFSDGVFEVLSTSGDTQLGGSDMDEALTRYVIGEFQKETGIDLAADNMAFWRVREACEKAKIELSTTMQTEINLPFIASDASGPKHLIQTITRAKLEELVEPIVSRCKQSMVQAINDAHLTNDKIDKIIMVGGPTRMPIVQNFVESVVGPKIQRGIDPMECVSMGAAIQGAVLSGEVKDVLLLDVTPLSLGIETLGGIATKLIDRNTTIPTKKSQVFSTAADNQPSVEINVVQGERQMAADNTSLGKFILDGIPPAPRGVPQIEVTFDIDANGIINVTAKDKGTGKEQKITIASSNKLSKEEIDDLVKQAEQFADADKKKAELVEVHNQAETAVYTVRKSLDELGEKVTQQERATVEAAISDLEVANKADNIDDIKAKMDALMKAMGPISQRVYQEASQQQGGAQQGPAGEAPKQDQGKTNNGDYVDADYKIVDDE, from the coding sequence ATGTCAAGAATCATAGGAATTGATCTAGGAACGAGCAATTCGGCCGCCTCTATCATGGAGGGAGGAAGGCCGACAATGATCCCCAGTGCAGAGGGGACGAGCGTCGGAGGAAAGTCCTTCCCTTCGTACGTTGCATTCACAAAGGACGGACAGCTCCTGGTCGGAGAGCCCGCGAGGAGACAGGCCGTCACCAACCCTGACGGAACCATCAAGAACGTCAAGAGGAAGATGGGAGGAAACGAGAAGGTCACGGCGCTGGGCAAGGAGTACACGCCCCAGCAGATCTCCGCGTTCATCCTCCAGAAGATCAAGAAGGATGCGGAGTCCTACCTCGGAGAGACGGTGGACAAGGCGGTCATCACCGTACCTGCCTACTTCAACGACAACCAGAGGCAGGCGACCAAGGACGCCGGTGCCATCGCGGGACTCGACGTCGTCCGTATCATCAACGAGCCTACCGCGGCAGCGCTCGCATACGGTCTGGACAAGTCCGATGTCGAGCAGAAGATCATGGTCTTCGACCTCGGAGGAGGAACACTGGATGTCACCATTATGGACTTCAGCGACGGAGTCTTCGAGGTGCTGTCCACATCCGGAGACACCCAGCTGGGAGGATCCGATATGGATGAGGCACTCACCAGATACGTCATCGGAGAGTTCCAGAAGGAGACCGGAATCGACCTGGCAGCGGACAACATGGCCTTCTGGAGGGTAAGGGAGGCCTGCGAGAAGGCCAAGATCGAACTGTCCACCACCATGCAGACGGAGATCAACCTCCCGTTCATCGCATCGGACGCATCCGGTCCCAAGCACCTGATCCAGACCATCACCCGTGCCAAGCTCGAGGAGCTCGTGGAGCCCATCGTCAGCAGGTGCAAGCAGTCGATGGTGCAGGCAATCAACGATGCGCACCTGACCAACGATAAGATCGACAAGATCATCATGGTCGGAGGACCCACCAGGATGCCCATCGTCCAGAACTTCGTCGAGAGTGTCGTCGGACCCAAGATCCAGCGCGGAATCGACCCGATGGAGTGTGTCTCCATGGGAGCCGCAATCCAGGGAGCCGTCCTGTCCGGAGAGGTCAAGGACGTCCTGCTCCTGGATGTCACACCGCTTTCCCTGGGAATCGAGACCCTGGGAGGAATCGCCACCAAGCTGATCGACAGGAACACCACCATCCCGACCAAGAAGTCGCAGGTGTTCTCCACCGCGGCGGACAACCAGCCATCCGTGGAGATCAACGTCGTGCAGGGAGAGAGGCAGATGGCAGCGGACAACACCTCCCTCGGAAAGTTCATCCTGGATGGAATCCCGCCCGCACCCCGCGGAGTGCCCCAGATCGAGGTCACCTTCGATATCGACGCGAACGGTATCATCAACGTCACCGCCAAGGACAAGGGAACCGGAAAGGAGCAGAAGATCACGATCGCATCATCCAACAAGCTCAGCAAGGAGGAGATCGACGACCTGGTCAAGCAGGCAGAGCAGTTCGCTGACGCCGACAAGAAGAAGGCGGAACTGGTCGAGGTCCACAACCAGGCGGAGACCGCCGTGTACACGGTGCGCAAGTCCCTCGACGAGCTCGGAGAGAAGGTCACCCAGCAGGAGAGGGCAACCGTAGAGGCTGCAATCTCCGATCTGGAGGTCGCGAACAAGGCTGACAACATCGACGACATCAAGGCCAAGATGGATGCGCTGATGAAGGCCATGGGCCCCATCAGCCAGAGGGTCTACCAGGAGGCATCCCAGCAGCAGGGCGGAGCCCAGCAGGGACCGGCCGGAGAGGCCCC
- a CDS encoding chaperone protein GrpE gives MTGKSKEKKQEQTPKEEVEIVEEEPKQDPLKEAQELADKYLDMARRLQADFDNYRKRTQRENEDFRKFACAGIVTDLLTVVDDLDRALGIAKEDDDLVVGIRGVRANLMKILESNGLQEIPADGKFDPNYHEALCTVDGEEDDMIAEVFQKGYTLNGKVIRYTKVKVTKKTA, from the coding sequence ATGACTGGAAAGTCTAAAGAGAAGAAGCAGGAGCAGACCCCCAAGGAAGAGGTCGAGATCGTCGAGGAGGAGCCCAAGCAGGACCCCCTCAAGGAGGCCCAGGAACTCGCCGACAAGTATCTCGACATGGCAAGGAGGCTCCAGGCGGACTTCGACAACTACAGGAAGAGGACACAGCGCGAGAACGAGGATTTCAGGAAGTTCGCATGTGCGGGCATAGTCACCGATCTCCTCACGGTCGTGGACGACCTTGACCGCGCACTCGGAATAGCCAAGGAGGACGACGATCTTGTCGTCGGGATCCGCGGCGTGAGGGCGAACCTGATGAAGATCCTCGAATCGAACGGTCTCCAGGAGATCCCCGCGGACGGTAAGTTCGACCCGAACTACCATGAGGCGCTCTGCACCGTGGACGGTGAGGAGGACGACATGATCGCGGAGGTCTTCCAGAAGGGATACACCCTCAACGGAAAGGTCATCAGATACACCAAGGTCAAAGTGACGAAGAAAACAGCTTAA
- a CDS encoding thermosome subunit: MGMGNTPVIILREGTKREKGKDAQMNNISAAVAISGAVKSSLGPRGMDKMLVDSMGDVIITNDGVTILKEMDVQHPAAKMLVEVAKTQDAEVGDGTTTSVVLAGELLKKATDLIDANVHPTIIAKGYRMANEKAQEVLDKIAMKVSIDDEKTLKLIAETAMISKQVNQSKEYFADLVVDAVKTIAVKKGKSYDIDLKNITTVKKAGANMEETQIVKGLVIDKEPVQLNMEKIVKKAKIALIDSAFEVKKTEIDAKIQITDPAQLSAFVKEEENMLKAMVDKVVAAGANVVFCQKGIDDPAQHMFTKAGIYACRRVKKSDMERLSKSTGANIINNISDLDKSDLGYADCVELKKVGEEQMTFVSGLKDPKTVTVLVRGGTNHVADEVERSLVDAWSVVKVAIEDGKMVTGGGSTAMEIAMQLRDYAASVGGREQIAIEAFASAMESIPSTLAENAGQDPINVLIEMRKQHKGKKVYAGFNPYTGKIEDMKKLNVIEPFRIGKQAINSATDAAVMILRIDDVIAASSHGGPGPQDMPNMDDMM; the protein is encoded by the coding sequence ATGGGAATGGGTAACACCCCCGTAATCATCCTTAGGGAAGGAACAAAGAGGGAGAAAGGCAAGGACGCTCAGATGAACAACATCTCTGCAGCCGTCGCCATCTCCGGAGCAGTCAAGAGCAGCCTGGGACCCAGGGGAATGGACAAGATGCTTGTCGATTCCATGGGAGACGTAATCATCACGAACGATGGAGTCACCATCCTCAAGGAGATGGATGTCCAGCACCCCGCAGCCAAGATGCTCGTCGAGGTCGCCAAGACACAGGATGCAGAGGTAGGGGATGGAACAACAACATCCGTCGTCCTCGCAGGAGAGCTCCTCAAGAAGGCAACGGACCTCATCGATGCCAACGTCCATCCCACGATTATCGCGAAGGGATACAGGATGGCCAACGAGAAGGCCCAGGAGGTCCTGGACAAGATCGCAATGAAGGTCTCCATCGATGATGAGAAGACACTCAAGCTGATCGCAGAGACAGCAATGATCTCCAAGCAGGTCAACCAGTCCAAGGAGTACTTCGCGGATCTCGTCGTCGACGCAGTCAAGACCATCGCGGTCAAGAAAGGCAAGAGCTACGACATCGACCTGAAGAACATCACCACAGTCAAGAAGGCAGGCGCCAACATGGAGGAGACCCAGATCGTCAAGGGACTCGTCATCGACAAGGAGCCCGTCCAGCTCAACATGGAGAAGATCGTCAAGAAGGCGAAGATCGCACTCATCGACTCCGCATTCGAGGTCAAGAAGACTGAGATCGACGCGAAGATCCAGATCACCGACCCCGCACAGCTCTCCGCATTCGTCAAGGAAGAGGAGAACATGCTGAAGGCCATGGTCGACAAGGTCGTCGCAGCCGGTGCCAACGTCGTCTTCTGCCAGAAGGGAATCGACGACCCCGCACAGCACATGTTCACAAAGGCAGGCATCTACGCATGCAGGCGTGTCAAGAAGTCCGACATGGAGAGGCTCTCCAAGTCCACAGGTGCCAACATCATCAACAACATCAGCGACCTGGACAAGTCCGACCTCGGATACGCGGACTGTGTCGAGCTGAAGAAGGTCGGAGAGGAGCAGATGACATTCGTCTCCGGACTCAAGGACCCCAAGACGGTCACCGTCCTCGTAAGGGGAGGAACCAACCACGTCGCGGACGAGGTCGAGAGATCCCTCGTGGACGCATGGTCCGTCGTCAAGGTCGCAATCGAGGACGGAAAGATGGTCACCGGAGGAGGATCCACCGCTATGGAGATCGCAATGCAGCTCCGTGACTACGCAGCATCCGTCGGAGGAAGGGAGCAGATCGCGATCGAGGCATTCGCATCCGCAATGGAGTCGATCCCCTCGACACTGGCCGAGAACGCCGGTCAGGACCCGATCAACGTCCTCATCGAGATGAGGAAGCAGCACAAGGGCAAGAAGGTCTACGCAGGATTCAACCCCTACACCGGAAAGATCGAGGACATGAAGAAGCTGAATGTCATCGAGCCCTTCAGGATCGGAAAGCAGGCCATTAACTCTGCAACCGATGCAGCCGTCATGATCCTCAGGATCGACGACGTCATCGCCGCCTCGTCCCACGGCGGTCCTGGCCCCCAGGACATGCCCAACATGGACGACATGATGTAA
- a CDS encoding glutamine synthetase encodes MPSSRFRAVDEAFRKMPVDVDVPESLTSDYYGCNVFNRKAMREYLSEDTRRKIYESSEQGVTLDRKTAEDVAAGMKKWAMAKGATHYTHWFQPLTGGTAEKHVSFIEPFGKGEAIEEFDGKLLCQQESDASSFPNGGLRNTFEARGYTAWDPSSPAFIIHDTLCIPTIFISYNGEALDYKAPLLRSEIAIGKAAEALLEYFGIKNDRVVSYLGWEQEYFLVDSSLFSLRPDLVMVDRTLIGHNAARNQQLEDHYLGSIPERVLAFMRDLEIECYKLGIPLKARHNEVAPNQFEVAPVYEASNLANDHNLLTMAIMKKVSEKHGFKVLFHEKPFAGVNGSGKHCNWSIGTVSGIGLFTPGKTDTENLMFLMFVANVLKAVYDNNALIKASVLTATNAHRLGANEAPPAIISTFLGAQLMQAFDDLLNSKDMVKLKGKKSYSLNIPQIPEILLDNTDRNRTSPFAFTGNRFELRAVGSSANCSNAIATLNAIVADQLVEFKKQVDARVKAGTPAMQAILDQTRETYRASMNICFDGNGYSDDWKKEAKKRGLDCETSPPKAYDILTDKRTVELYKRTGVMTKAELEARKETFCDIYSKKVEIEARILADLTANHILPIATLYETRLLDNVDKMREVFPKKEYETLSRSEIAIIKNIAEHISEVRELAIEMEATCDKANRSKTDYAKANAYHDKVLPYLDRIRSLIDDLEMIVDDEMWPLPKYRELLFIR; translated from the coding sequence ATGCCTAGCAGCAGGTTCAGAGCCGTCGACGAGGCCTTCAGGAAGATGCCCGTCGACGTCGATGTCCCGGAGTCGCTGACTTCGGATTATTACGGATGCAACGTCTTCAACAGGAAGGCGATGAGGGAGTACCTCTCCGAGGACACCAGGCGCAAGATCTACGAGTCGAGCGAACAGGGTGTCACGCTGGACAGGAAGACCGCCGAGGATGTCGCCGCAGGCATGAAGAAGTGGGCGATGGCCAAAGGCGCGACCCACTACACCCACTGGTTCCAGCCCCTTACAGGCGGAACGGCCGAGAAGCACGTGTCCTTCATCGAGCCGTTCGGAAAAGGGGAGGCCATCGAGGAGTTCGACGGGAAACTGCTGTGCCAGCAGGAGTCCGATGCATCCTCGTTCCCCAACGGGGGCCTGAGGAACACCTTCGAGGCCAGGGGTTACACGGCATGGGATCCGTCGTCACCCGCGTTCATCATCCACGATACGCTCTGCATCCCTACCATATTCATCTCATACAACGGGGAGGCGCTCGACTACAAGGCGCCCCTCCTCAGGTCCGAGATTGCCATAGGCAAGGCCGCCGAGGCCCTGTTGGAGTATTTCGGCATCAAGAACGACAGGGTCGTCTCCTATCTCGGATGGGAGCAGGAGTACTTCCTGGTGGACTCGTCGCTGTTCTCCCTGCGTCCCGATCTGGTCATGGTCGACAGGACGCTCATCGGCCACAACGCGGCCAGGAACCAGCAGCTTGAGGACCACTATCTGGGCTCGATCCCGGAGAGGGTCCTTGCATTCATGAGGGACCTGGAGATCGAGTGCTACAAGCTCGGCATCCCGCTCAAGGCGAGGCACAACGAGGTCGCACCCAACCAGTTCGAGGTCGCACCCGTATACGAGGCATCCAACCTGGCCAACGACCACAACCTCCTGACCATGGCGATCATGAAGAAGGTCTCCGAGAAGCACGGATTCAAGGTGCTGTTCCACGAGAAGCCCTTCGCAGGCGTCAACGGATCAGGGAAGCACTGCAACTGGTCCATCGGGACGGTGTCCGGTATAGGTTTGTTCACACCCGGGAAGACCGACACGGAGAACCTCATGTTCCTCATGTTCGTTGCCAACGTGCTCAAGGCGGTCTACGACAACAACGCGCTGATCAAGGCGTCAGTGCTGACCGCCACGAACGCCCACAGGCTGGGTGCGAACGAGGCGCCCCCGGCGATCATCTCCACGTTCCTGGGAGCGCAGCTCATGCAGGCCTTCGACGACCTCCTGAACTCCAAGGACATGGTCAAGCTCAAGGGCAAGAAATCATACAGCCTCAACATTCCGCAGATCCCCGAGATCCTGCTGGATAACACGGACAGGAACAGGACGTCGCCCTTCGCGTTCACCGGTAACAGGTTTGAGCTCAGGGCGGTGGGTTCCTCCGCGAACTGCTCCAACGCCATCGCGACGCTCAACGCCATCGTGGCGGACCAGCTGGTGGAGTTCAAGAAGCAGGTCGATGCCAGGGTGAAGGCCGGTACGCCTGCCATGCAGGCCATCCTCGACCAGACCCGCGAGACTTACAGGGCGTCGATGAACATATGCTTCGACGGCAACGGTTACTCCGACGACTGGAAGAAAGAGGCCAAGAAGCGCGGTCTCGACTGCGAGACGTCCCCGCCCAAGGCTTACGACATCCTCACCGACAAGAGGACTGTGGAGCTGTACAAAAGGACCGGCGTCATGACCAAGGCGGAGCTGGAGGCGAGGAAGGAGACATTCTGCGATATCTACAGCAAGAAGGTCGAGATCGAGGCGAGGATCCTGGCGGACCTCACCGCGAACCACATCCTGCCCATAGCCACGCTGTACGAGACCAGGCTCCTGGACAACGTCGACAAGATGAGGGAGGTCTTCCCCAAGAAGGAGTACGAGACCCTCTCCAGGAGCGAGATCGCCATCATCAAGAACATAGCGGAGCACATCTCCGAGGTCCGTGAACTCGCGATCGAGATGGAGGCGACCTGCGACAAGGCCAACCGCTCCAAGACGGATTACGCCAAGGCCAACGCGTACCATGACAAGGTCCTCCCCTATCTGGACAGGATCAGGTCCCTGATCGACGATCTCGAGATGATCGTGGATGACGAGATGTGGCCTCTCCCGAAATACCGCGAGCTGCTCTTCATCCGCTGA
- a CDS encoding ABC transporter ATP-binding/permease protein, whose protein sequence is MDIDRSAALRIPVRARNWIIEFTVDASTISILTDSPFFASAMTGIFSIVKFFRRGEWALTIAVFFLTVTQVWLDLEIPSYMAAITDVITAHGTTDEVIAKSFAMVACALASLVVGLAISIIVGWISSSVAKTIREKQFNHVQKFSFNEIDSISSYSLITRSTNDVKQIQNFIGTTLESLMRAPILCTWAILRISAGNISWTAATLVSVTAMVMLVVIILKLSAPLFKKVQKLNDGLNHITMEKLTGQKIIRAFNAQETEGKRFDDASYALSNNHIKANHVMAANVPFNGLIRNVLAMVIYWLGAFILAGTSDVDDRLTLFADMIVFSTYAIMILNGFRSMVQIFNVFPRAKVSLERIDEVLRTEPTVVGGSVRDGDGSGSISFRDVSFRYMNSQSDILSGISFDVRPGETVAIIGATGCGKTTLANLIPRFYDCIEGTIEVDGVNVKEYDLDSLREKIGFVSQRATILSGTVRDNVNYGKHSDERTDDDVWRALDIACIKDFIAKEGGLDINLSEEGRNISGGQKQRISIARAVCKKPRIYVFDDCFSAIDFRTDLEVRRRLRKETRDCTVLLVTQRVGTARSANKIIVMDEGRVVGMGAHDELLESCPLYREIAESQRTGDEI, encoded by the coding sequence ATGGATATTGACCGTTCAGCAGCGCTCAGGATACCTGTGCGCGCCCGGAACTGGATTATAGAGTTCACAGTTGATGCGTCAACTATATCTATCTTAACGGATAGTCCTTTTTTTGCGAGCGCTATGACCGGTATATTCTCCATCGTGAAGTTTTTCAGGCGGGGAGAATGGGCTCTGACGATCGCCGTTTTCTTCCTGACGGTCACACAGGTCTGGCTCGACCTTGAGATCCCCAGTTATATGGCGGCCATCACCGACGTCATCACCGCGCACGGTACGACCGATGAGGTCATAGCGAAATCGTTCGCGATGGTCGCATGCGCATTGGCCAGCCTGGTGGTGGGACTGGCGATCAGCATCATCGTGGGATGGATCTCGTCCTCGGTGGCCAAGACCATCCGCGAGAAGCAGTTCAACCACGTCCAGAAGTTCTCGTTCAACGAGATCGACAGCATCTCTTCATACAGTCTGATCACCCGCTCCACCAACGACGTGAAGCAGATCCAGAACTTCATCGGGACCACCCTAGAGTCGCTCATGAGGGCGCCGATCCTGTGCACATGGGCCATCCTGAGGATCAGCGCAGGCAACATATCCTGGACCGCAGCCACGCTGGTCTCCGTCACCGCGATGGTCATGCTGGTGGTCATAATCCTGAAGCTCTCGGCACCCCTCTTCAAGAAGGTCCAGAAGCTCAACGACGGACTGAACCACATCACGATGGAGAAGCTCACGGGACAGAAGATCATCAGGGCATTCAACGCCCAGGAGACTGAGGGCAAGAGGTTCGACGATGCCAGCTATGCGCTGTCCAACAACCACATCAAGGCCAACCACGTCATGGCGGCCAACGTCCCCTTCAACGGGCTGATAAGGAACGTCCTGGCCATGGTCATCTACTGGCTGGGGGCATTCATCCTTGCCGGCACATCCGATGTGGACGATCGTCTCACCCTGTTCGCGGACATGATCGTGTTCTCCACATACGCCATAATGATCCTCAACGGGTTCAGGAGCATGGTCCAGATCTTCAACGTATTCCCCAGGGCGAAGGTCTCCCTGGAACGCATCGACGAGGTCCTGAGGACCGAGCCGACCGTCGTAGGGGGAAGCGTCAGGGACGGGGACGGCAGCGGATCCATATCGTTCAGGGACGTGAGCTTCAGATACATGAACTCCCAGTCGGACATCCTCAGCGGCATATCGTTCGACGTGAGGCCGGGGGAGACCGTCGCCATCATCGGTGCAACCGGATGCGGGAAGACCACGCTGGCGAACCTGATCCCCAGGTTCTACGACTGCATAGAGGGGACCATCGAGGTCGACGGGGTCAACGTGAAGGAATACGATCTGGACAGCCTCAGGGAGAAGATAGGTTTCGTCTCGCAGAGGGCCACCATACTGTCCGGGACCGTGAGGGACAACGTCAACTACGGGAAGCATTCGGACGAACGCACCGACGATGACGTCTGGAGAGCCCTCGACATCGCATGCATCAAGGACTTCATAGCGAAGGAGGGCGGACTGGACATCAACCTCTCCGAGGAGGGGAGGAACATCTCGGGAGGCCAGAAGCAGAGGATCTCCATCGCCAGGGCGGTATGCAAGAAACCGAGGATCTACGTCTTCGACGACTGCTTCTCCGCTATAGACTTCCGTACGGACCTGGAGGTCCGCAGGAGGCTGAGGAAGGAGACCCGGGACTGCACGGTGCTGCTGGTCACCCAGCGTGTCGGTACGGCACGCAGCGCCAACAAGATAATAGTCATGGACGAGGGCAGGGTCGTGGGCATGGGGGCCCACGATGAGCTGCTGGAGTCCTGTCCGCTGTACAGGGAGATCGCCGAATCCCAGAGGACGGGTGATGAGATATGA
- a CDS encoding ABC transporter ATP-binding/permease protein, whose amino-acid sequence MSGRIPTLGGNYFVKGMRRDKPQSMSKSWKLIYQYTKGHRFLFFLSIFMIGVESLFTAMAPSYISDMTNIMTDGLYTGNIDLEAVSYLGLICLALYLCGTLAMFLRNYWMADISQYVARDMREAMDRKMDRLPMRFFDSCRKGDVMSRFTNDSDTVGFALNRSLSVFIHGVFLLIICTILMLLTDLVLAGVAIITATVGMLISLLVINRTQKYYREQQRNIGNMYGLVSELYTTHDVVLAYSATEINKKRFDDINESLRISGFRSEITMGLLPALMGCVGNLGYVAVCIVGSVMVINGDIRMGTVVAFILYVKMFMGPLDMISSSMGNIQAAGAGAERIDEFLKMEEMPADSNGKHHEPVEGRVEFRDVHFGYSEDSETIKGFSAKIEPGQKVAIVGATGAGKTTTVNLLMRFYDVWSGDILIDGKSIKDMSRESLRSMFCMVLQDTWLFEGTIRSNIAYCTDASEEEVMEACRQVGLDRFIESLPDGLDTVIATKNSLSEGQKQQICIARALVDKSPMLILDEATSNVDTRTETVIQNAIDSMMEGRTSFVIAHRLSTVRNADLILVMKDGSIVEKGTHDELLSRNGVYMDLYHSQFEMED is encoded by the coding sequence ATGAGCGGACGCATCCCCACACTCGGCGGCAACTACTTCGTCAAGGGTATGCGCAGGGACAAGCCCCAATCCATGAGTAAGAGCTGGAAGCTCATCTACCAGTACACCAAGGGCCACAGGTTCCTGTTCTTCCTCTCCATATTCATGATCGGCGTCGAGTCGCTGTTCACAGCGATGGCGCCATCATACATCAGCGACATGACCAACATCATGACCGACGGTCTATACACCGGGAACATAGACCTGGAGGCCGTATCCTATCTCGGACTCATATGTCTGGCACTGTATCTGTGCGGTACGCTGGCGATGTTCCTCAGGAACTACTGGATGGCGGACATCTCCCAGTACGTGGCCAGGGACATGAGGGAGGCCATGGACAGGAAGATGGACCGCCTGCCCATGAGGTTCTTCGACAGCTGCAGGAAGGGGGACGTGATGAGCAGGTTCACCAACGACTCCGACACCGTCGGGTTCGCCCTCAACAGGAGCCTGTCGGTGTTCATCCACGGGGTCTTCCTGCTGATCATATGCACGATACTGATGCTCCTGACCGACCTGGTCCTGGCAGGCGTGGCGATAATAACCGCCACCGTCGGCATGCTGATCTCCCTGCTGGTCATCAACCGTACCCAGAAGTACTACCGCGAACAGCAGAGGAACATCGGGAACATGTACGGCCTGGTCTCGGAACTCTACACGACACACGACGTCGTGCTGGCCTATTCAGCGACGGAGATCAACAAGAAGAGGTTCGACGACATCAACGAGTCCCTGAGGATCAGCGGTTTCCGCTCCGAGATCACCATGGGGCTCCTCCCGGCACTGATGGGCTGCGTGGGCAACCTGGGATACGTGGCCGTGTGTATCGTGGGATCCGTAATGGTCATCAACGGGGACATCCGCATGGGTACCGTCGTGGCGTTCATCCTGTACGTGAAGATGTTCATGGGCCCGCTGGACATGATATCGTCGTCCATGGGCAACATCCAGGCGGCAGGCGCCGGTGCGGAGAGGATCGACGAGTTCCTGAAGATGGAGGAGATGCCCGCGGATTCGAACGGCAAGCACCATGAACCCGTTGAGGGAAGGGTCGAGTTCAGGGACGTGCACTTCGGTTATTCCGAGGATTCGGAGACGATCAAGGGATTCTCGGCCAAGATCGAACCTGGCCAGAAGGTCGCCATAGTCGGTGCCACGGGTGCCGGCAAGACCACGACGGTGAACCTCCTGATGAGGTTCTACGACGTCTGGAGCGGGGACATCCTCATCGACGGGAAGTCCATCAAGGACATGAGCAGGGAGAGCCTCAGGAGCATGTTCTGCATGGTCCTTCAGGACACCTGGCTCTTCGAGGGCACCATCAGGAGCAACATCGCATACTGTACCGATGCCAGCGAGGAGGAGGTCATGGAGGCCTGCCGCCAGGTGGGCCTGGACAGGTTCATCGAATCGCTCCCGGACGGTCTCGACACGGTCATCGCCACCAAAAACTCCCTCTCGGAGGGACAGAAGCAGCAGATATGCATCGCCAGGGCACTGGTGGACAAATCCCCGATGCTGATCCTCGACGAGGCGACCAGCAACGTGGACACCCGTACCGAGACCGTGATCCAGAACGCCATCGACTCGATGATGGAGGGAAGGACGAGCTTCGTCATCGCCCACAGGCTGTCCACCGTCCGCAACGCGGATCTCATCCTGGTGATGAAGGACGGCTCGATCGTCGAGAAGGGGACCCACGACGAACTGCTCTCGAGGAACGGGGTCTACATGGACCTGTACCATTCCCAGTTCGAGATGGAAGACTGA
- a CDS encoding HPP family protein → MKYLENAKKRFDAPQIIRAAGSFVGIAFLGILWAFYDLPLLVASLGSTAVTLFALPKAPAARPRSAILGQFVSAVCGWVIQYLLGSTWYACAAAVALSLIVMVLLDCVHPPGGATALTAVLTPQPWTFIIAPVTVGVVFLVIVAAIANKACEKYEGAPETAS, encoded by the coding sequence ATGAAATACCTCGAGAATGCCAAGAAGAGATTCGACGCGCCGCAGATCATCAGGGCTGCCGGCTCGTTCGTCGGCATAGCCTTCCTGGGCATCCTCTGGGCGTTCTACGACCTGCCCCTTCTGGTGGCATCCTTGGGATCCACCGCCGTGACCCTCTTCGCACTTCCGAAGGCACCTGCGGCGAGACCGAGGAGCGCGATACTGGGACAGTTCGTCTCAGCGGTCTGCGGATGGGTCATACAGTACCTGCTGGGATCCACCTGGTACGCCTGCGCGGCGGCGGTGGCATTGTCCCTTATCGTCATGGTCCTCCTGGACTGTGTGCATCCTCCCGGAGGCGCCACGGCGCTCACGGCGGTCCTGACCCCTCAGCCCTGGACGTTCATCATCGCACCCGTCACCGTCGGGGTCGTGTTCCTGGTCATCGTGGCCGCGATCGCCAACAAGGCCTGCGAGAAGTACGAGGGTGCTCCGGAAACCGCGAGCTGA
- a CDS encoding adenine phosphoribosyltransferase translates to MGKSFVLARKKGKLPRAVISQEYDLEYGTATIEMHADSIKPGQKVVVIDDLIATGGTTEAVVKLIEKEKGEVVCIGFVMELCGLKGMEKFKKYNTFSLIQYPGN, encoded by the coding sequence ATGGGCAAGAGCTTCGTCCTCGCCCGCAAGAAAGGAAAACTCCCCAGAGCGGTCATCTCTCAGGAATACGACCTCGAGTACGGCACCGCCACCATCGAGATGCATGCCGACTCCATCAAGCCCGGTCAGAAGGTAGTCGTCATCGATGACCTCATCGCCACCGGAGGCACCACCGAGGCCGTCGTGAAGCTCATCGAGAAGGAGAAGGGAGAGGTCGTCTGCATAGGGTTCGTCATGGAGCTCTGCGGACTGAAGGGAATGGAGAAGTTCAAGAAATACAACACGTTCTCCCTGATCCAGTATCCCGGGAACTGA